One Triticum dicoccoides isolate Atlit2015 ecotype Zavitan chromosome 5B, WEW_v2.0, whole genome shotgun sequence genomic window carries:
- the LOC119307212 gene encoding disease resistance protein PIK6-NP-like, translating to MVSALAGVMTSVIGKLTALLGEEYAKLKGVHREVEFMKDELSSMNALLQRLADVDRDIDVQTKEWRNQVREMSYDIEDCIDDFMKSLGQTDMSKAVGLVQSVLQQLNALRARHQISSQIQGLKARVEDASKRRMRYKLDERTFETSTSRAIDPRLPSLYAEPDGLVGIDQPRDELIKCLMEGVGASVQRLKVISIVGFGGLGKTTLANEVYCKLEGQFQCRAFVSLSQQPDVNKILRNILSQVCPQEFPSTDIWDEGKLIDAIRDVLKNKRYLVVIDDIWSTQAWRIIKCSLCVNDLGSRIITTTRSIDIAKSCCSPHHDRVYEIMPLTTANSKSLFFKRIFGSGDICPPRLEEGSSEILKKCGGSPLAILTIAGLLANKGSTNEEWESVYNSIGSTLEKDPGVEEMRRILSFSYDDLPHHLKTCLLYLSVFPEDYEIEKDRLIRRWIAEGFINTDGGQDLEEVGECYFNDLINRSMLQPVKIQYDGRVDSCRVHDMILDLLTSKSTEENFATFFGDQKQKFVLQHKIRRLSLNYYSQEHIMVPSTAIISHCRSLSIVGYAEKMPSLSKFLFLRVLDIENGEEMESNCFEHVRKLFQLKYLRLNVRSISALPEQLGELQHLRTLDMGCTKIRKMPKSIVQLQHLTCLRVSNLELPKGIGNLQALQELSDIKVNRDSLASCLLELGNLTKLRILGLCWCLVDVHSNKEILMDNLVSSLCRLGRLNLQSLSIQSNYRYSRIDFLLDSWFPSPHLLQKFQMGMFYFFPRVPAWVASLNKLTYLDINIDPVEEGAPEILGDLPALLFLWLTSRSAAPEQRLIVSSDMFISLKEFYFTCWSNGEGLMFESGAMPGLEKLRLPFDAGSGLAFGIQHLSSLRHLAVEIICIGATVRDVEALEEAIRNTADLLPYHPTLEIRTWDDEHIVKEEQGNAEEEIQASG from the exons ATGGTGAGCGCCTTGGCAGGGGTAATGACCTCTGTCATCGGCAAGCTCACCGCGCTGCTCGGGGAGGAGTATGCAAAGCTGAAGGGTGTGCATAGGGAGGTAGAGTTCATGAAAGATGAACTGAGCAGCATGAACGCCCTCCTTCAGAGACTGGCAGATGTGGACCGTGATATTGATGTGCAGACCAAGGAATGGAGGAACCAAGTCCGGGAGATGTCTTATGACATCGAGGATTGCATTGACGACTTTATGAAAAGCCTTGGCCAAACTGACATGTCTAAGGCTGTAGGTCTTGTCCAAAGTGTGCTCCAGCAGCTCAACGCACTGAGGGCACGCCATCAAATCTCCAGCCAAATCCAGGGACTTAAGGCGCGTGTTGAAGATGCAAGCAAGCGACGTATGAGGTATAAGCTTGATGAGCGCACCTTCGAGACTAGCACCTCAAGGGCCATTGACCCTCGTTTACCTTCACTCTATGCTGAACCGGATGGGCTTGTCGGTATTGACCAGCCAAGAGATGAGCTCATCAAGTGCCTAATGGAGGGTGTGGGTGCATCAGTGCAGCGGCTAAAGGTCATATCCATTGTGGGTTTTGGAGGTCTCGGTAAAACTACCCTTGCGAATGAGGTGTACTGTAAACTGGAAGGCCAGTTCCAGTGTCGAGCTTTTGTTTCATTGTCACAGCAACCAGATGTGAATAAGATCTTAAGAAATATACTCTCTCAAGTTTGCCCACAAGAGTTTCCTAGCACAGATATATGGGACGAGGGAAAGCTCATTGACGCAATCAGAGATGTTTTAAAGAACAAGAG GTACTTAGTCGTCATTGATGATATATGGAGTACTCAAGCTTGGAGGATTATCAAATGTTCCTTGTGTGTGAATGATCTGGGAAGCAGAATAATCACGACAACACGTAGTATTGATATAGCCAAGTCATGTTGCTCTCCTCACCATGATCGTGTCTATGAAATAATGCCTCTTACAACAGCTAACTCTAAGAGTTTATTTTTCAAACGAATATTTGGCTCGGGAGATATATGTCCTCCTCGACTGGAGGAGGGCTCGTCGGAAATATTGAAAAAATGTGGTGGTTCTCCATTAGCGATTCTTACAATAGCAGGCTTATTGGCTAATAAAGGTAGTACAAATGAAGAATGGGAGTCGGTGTATAATTCAATCGGTTCGACATTGGAGAAGGATCCTGGTGTAGAAGAGATGAGAAGGATATTATCTTTTAGCTATGATGATCTTCCCCACCATTTGAAGACATGTTTGCTGTATCTAAGTGTATTTCCGGAGGATTATGAGATTGAGAAGGATCGATTGATAAGGAGGTGGATCGCTGAAGGATTCATTAATACTGATGGTGGGCAAGATTTGGAGGAGGTAGGAGAGTGCTATTTTAATGATCTTATTAATAGGAGCATGCTTCAGCCAGTGAAAATCCAATATGACGGTCGAGTCGATTCATGCCGAGTCCATGATATGATTCTTGATCTCCTTACATCTAAGTCAACTGAAGAaaactttgccaccttctttggtgACCAAAAACAGAAATTCGTGCTTCAGCATAAGATCCGCAGGCTATCCCTCAATTATTATTCCCAAGAGCACATCATGGTTCCATCAACAGCAATCATTTCTCATTGTCGATCACTCAGTATTGTTGGGTATGCTGAAAAGATGCCTTCACTTTCGAAGTTTCTATTTCTGCGAGTACTTGATATTGAAAATGGCGAGGAGATGGAGAGCAATTGCTTTGAACATGTGAGGAAGCTGTTTCAGTTGAAGTATTTACGACTCAATGTTAGAAGCATTTCTGCACTCCCTGAACAATTAGGAGAACTACAGCATTTGAGGACTCTGGATATGGGGTGTACGAAGATAAGGAAAATGCCCAAAAGCATTGTTCAGCTGCAACATTTAACATGTTTGCGTGTCAGTAATCTGGAATTACCCAAAGGAATTGGGAATCTGCAAGCCCTGCAGGAGCTATCAGACATCAAAGTCAACCGGGACAGCCTGGCATCTTGTTTGTTGGAGCTGGGCAATCTGACTAAACTGAGGATTCTTGGGCTATGCTGGTGCCTTGTCGATGTGCACAGCAATAAAGAAATTTTAATGGATAACTTGGTCTCATCGCTCTGCAGGCTGGGAAGACTCAACCTTCAATCCCTGAGTATTCAAAGCAACTACAGATATTCGCGCATAGATTTCTTGTTGGATTCTTGGTTCCCTTCCCCTCATCTCCTCCAGAAGTTTCAGATGGGCATGTTCTATTTCTTCCCCAGAGTGCCAGCTTGGGTTGCATCACTTAACAAGCTCACCTACCTGGATATCAATATTGATCCAGTAGAAGAGGGTGCACCGGAGATCCTTGGAGATTTGCCTGCTTTGCtgtttctatggttgacatcaagaTCAGCTGCTCCTGAGCAAAGGCTCATCGTAAGTAGCGACATGTTCATAAGCCTAAAGGAGTTCTACTTCACCTGTTGGAGCAATGGGGAAGGCCTGATGTTCGAATCTGGGGCCATGCCAGGGCTTGAGAAGCTGCGGCTTCCGTTTGATGCAGGCAGTGGTCTTGCTTTTGGCATCCAGCACCTCTCTTCCCTCAGGCATCTTGCTGTTGAGATCATTTGCATCGGCGCGACGGTTCGGGATGTGGAGGCGTTGGAGGAGGCCATCAGGAACACGGCGGATCTCCTTCCGTACCACCCCACACTGGAAATACGAACGTGGGATGACGAACATATTGTGAAGGAGGAGCAAGGCAATGCCGAAGAGGAGATCCAGGCAAGCGGCTGA